A region of the Littorina saxatilis isolate snail1 linkage group LG12, US_GU_Lsax_2.0, whole genome shotgun sequence genome:
taatttttttttaatttatcaGTATTTCCACCAAGTGAGATAGAGCGCCGCTGTAATGACAAGAACACAATCTCTGTTGTCTCAAATCGAAGGCATTTCTTGGTTCAGTCAACTTATGCCGTTTCAACGCCGTCTTCAAGGACACCAGTTTGACATTTGTGCGGTGACTTGGTTGCCCAACAACACAATGCCATTTAGGCCTATTTCAGTTTATTTTCTGTGGCAGAAAAAAAATCCCCCAATGCTTGGGAGATGATTGCACCGGTATTCCTACATATGGCTATCGCTGACAGCTTTTGCAAAAGGGTTcatctgctgctgctgttgctgctgtagttgatgttgttgctgttgtggaAGCGGTGGCGCTATGGCGCTGGCGTAGGTTGGAGGTGGAGGCGGGGGGTATGCGCTATCGTTGTATATTGACGGAGCAAAGCCATAGGGCGggggctgctgctgctgctgctgttgggaGGGTTGGTAGTTGGGTGGGGGTTGGGAATAGTAGGGCGGGGGCTTGGGCATTGATGAGTTGGGGTTGGTCGACATTTGATAGTTGTGAGGGTTGATGATGGTGCTGGGGTACATGAACTGGTTGACCCCTCCCGGGGGTACGGGGTAGGCACTGGACGTCGCGGCTGCAGTGAAACACAAGGAATGATCAGTTAGCTCAATCCATGGGGTGAGTGAGACACAAAGAAATGTCAGTTATCAACAATAGGGGTACTTctacttcttctgcgttc
Encoded here:
- the LOC138982460 gene encoding probable basic-leucine zipper transcription factor R: MAATDQSSVCFLLVLLSLVQPADAGYSVASIWYFWFGMFTLLAVLAFVYGACRRHHMQRNRIINAGGAVTVVRTTATSSAYPVPPGGVNQFMYPSTIINPHNYQMSTNPNSSMPKPPPYYSQPPPNYQPSQQQQQQQPPPYGFAPSIYNDSAYPPPPPPTYASAIAPPLPQQQQHQLQQQQQQQMNPFAKAVSDSHM